From a region of the Podospora pseudopauciseta strain CBS 411.78 chromosome 7 map unlocalized CBS411.78m_7, whole genome shotgun sequence genome:
- a CDS encoding uncharacterized protein (COG:S; EggNog:ENOG503P0GC) gives MKLAQSSGKALVCLGILAGFAAAGGLGPAKRDEVTLSTTVTPTRTLTEAGSETTRSIAPSGSPVIGTLNPSSTLPPSAKSTVDPASLFNTSALDAPLPDDQLPLQPVITPGWAVSGAIMLITGFVYAIVGIKTKWLHTFFSTAYLASLGTTALILYVMVPPVSDAVHGAYVVAAVCTGAVLGGLAIVFKELTECLAGLLGGFCLSMWLLTLQPGGLVPSTVGKVLFIASFTFSGFGVYFVPWTQIRAYALIACISFSGATVTVLGIDCFTRAGLKEFWAYIWALNDKLFPLGANTYPLTRGIRVELAVTILIFLAGIVSQLRLWRLIKDRRSKREEEIAEGERNLRIEEEIIGRQVEEMTARELHRWERIYGENTPTHQASDSALGDMDDEKRIRHSSATLAYSRRTKSPTDTDGIVAAEVYVDPLADPTPSEKADMNETVIARDVGDGRRFTVRISEDELRGRSTPEVTSSHTHDGHMRRESYIMMNSRRSSQRNSQRNSLHTPEVPILSLPFQLSDAKSEEGRSSFAATCADEEGRENVPGPRIRYSTAEKLAERLSSGSAKLLRGLSRRSAHSKRGIIEGVGESAEELAVECVQIRDDLDSLAAVLDDLSSLGEVSATPSPTTDVKMELPAWKSKPQSAESSTPGAKRTEAAVPEMKQEAETSLSSREVGDMIPEIPTRLSNVDVLAIAESRSAKPLPALEQGGFVPEEKNPAPLPQFQADSEVEKKMDPDEDSLRADPVGSPKRDEDGAKDGDDAAVRGESLDSVAASLTRGNLPPALSRVALCYRTNEWAKHLSVAEIPDPDELQQEIVAAQDGSDEEPAPLDVVDLQQTAENATIPPYAPRSASAMSNYTGQPVSRSSSRTSFSAYPDSNASAIQPGSSPDLQQGKLNGPYRSSSMTGVMLKGRNSRLVAEPIAEEGDHEPTEHVSAPFPSDTTWTMPNTNSASAVPHGLLSSTSVPNMTRISQQSLYSPPTLMGVRETLLRNKASGSIYTQTAEPIPYGIPTFPIARPSSEHESLHSHSAPNNVPSDCSSPAVGVDLDDLPLSQRRALIRQSSMPMQPQQALIRQRSGLRSPTPPVTSHPSPRATTESTTFDSHQPLRHSTIPTEAVRQAQLANFRNSVQADLRANARPKTLARHRSVGGDGFHHGPPLSGGVLNLGSTTSMTSLKGAFQSVGDRHSGNTPGSSVEAQRNIDIQRGVMMEQKEAEAARLESTRLEREGRQREFEERMRRDRGMLEAHRDAMRRIQRGVRDV, from the exons ATGAAGCTTGCACAGAGCTCTGGAAAAGCTCTGGTTTGTCTGGGGATTCTGGCTGGCTTCGCTGCTGCGGGTGGCCTCGGGCCAGCAAAGCGAGACGAAGTGACCCTTTCGACAACGGTCACGCCGACTCGGACGTTGACAGAGGCCGGATCGGAAACGACAAGGTCAATCGCCCCCTCTGGCTCTCCGGTCATTGGTACCCTAAATCCCTCGTCCACATTGCCGCCTTCTGCCAAATCAACTGTTGATCCGGCATCTCTGTTCAACACCAGCGCCCTCGATG CTCCGCTTCCAGATGACCAGCTTCCCCTACAGCCTGTCATCACCCCCGGATGGGCTGTTTCCGGTGCCATTATGCTCATCACCGGCTTCGTCTATGCTATCGTGGGGATCAAGACAAAATGGCTACACACCTTTTTCTCAACCGCCTACCTGGCAAGTTTAGGGACAACAGCGCTGATCTTGTACGTCATGGTGCCACCAGTCAGTGACGCTGTCCACGGAGCATACGTGGTAGCAGCTGTCTGCACCGGAGCTGTTCTCGGCGGCCTTGCCATCGTTTTTAAGGAACTCACCGAGTGTCTGGCCGGTCTTCTGGGAGGCTTTTGTCTCAGCATGTGGCTGCTGACTCTTCAGCCCGGTGGACTTGTCCCATCAACTGTTGGCAAGGTTTTGTTCATTGCCTCGTTCACCTTCTCAGGCTTCGGGGTGTACTTTGTGCCATGGACTCAGATTCGGGCATATGCACTTATCGCATGTATTTCCTTCTCAGGGGCCACCGTGACTGTTCTCGGAATCGATTGCTTCACTCGCGCTGGTCTCAAGGAGTTTTGGGCGTACATTTGGGCACTCAACGACAAGCTGTTTCCCCTTGGCGCGAATACCTACCCACTCACACGCGGCATTCGGGTTGAACTCGCTGTCACAATactcatcttcctcgccggcATTGTTTCTCAGCTCAGGCTCTGGCGTCTCATCAAAGACCGTCGAAGCAAAcgtgaggaggagattgccgAAGGAGAGCGGAACCTTCGTATCGAAGAGGAGATCATCGGCCGCCAAGTCGAGGAGATGACGGCTCGCGAGCTCCATCGCTGGGAGCGTATCTATGGCGAGAACACCCCGACCCACCAGGCCTCCGACTCGGCATTGGGCGATATGGATGACGAGAAGCGAATTCGTCACAGCTCTGCCACTCTGGCCTACTCGAGACGCACCAAGTCCCCGACTGATACTGATGGGATTGTAGCGGCCGAGGTATATGTCGACCCTCTGGCGGACCCTACGCCCTCGGAGAAGGCCGACATGAATGAGACTGTTATCGCCAGAGACGTCGGTGATGGGAGAAGATTCACGGTCAGGATTAGTGAGGACGAGCTTCGCGGGCGCTCGACCCCTGAGGTTACCTCTTCGCACACTCACGATGGTCATATGAGACGCGAGAGTTATATCATGATGAATTCTCGACGCAGCTCACAACGTAACTCTCAACGAAACTCGCTTCACACCCCTGAGGTTCCCATTCTCAGTCTGCCTTTCCAGCTGTCCGATGCCAAAAGCGAGGAGGGTCGTTCCTCGTTTGCTGCAACCTGTGCCGACGAGGAAGGCCGGGAGAATGTGCCTGGACCTCGGATTAGATATTCAACGGCGGAAAAGCTTGCCGAGAGACTGTCGAGTGGTTCGGCCAAGCTGCTTAGGGGCCTTTCCCGGCGGTCTGCCCACAGCAAGCGTGGAATCATCGAGGGAGTGGGTGAAAGCGCAGAAGAGTTGGCTGTCGAGTGTGTCCAAATTAGGGACGACCTCGACTCTCTTGCTGCGGTTTTGGACGACTTGAGCTCTCTGGGAGAAGTCTCAGcgacaccatcgccaactACTGATGTGAAAATGGAACTGCCCGCCTGGAAATCAAAACCCCAGTCGGCCGAGTCTAGTACGCCGGGAGCCAAAAGGACAGAGGCGGCAGTCCCTGAGATGAAACAAGAGGCGGAAACGTCGCTGAGCTCtagggaggttggtgatatGATTCCTGAGATACCCACAAGGCTCTCCAACGTGGACGTGCTTGCTATTGCCGAGTCACGCTCGGCCAAGCCCTTGCCGGCTCTTGAACAAGGAGGCTTTGTTCCTGAAGAAAAGAATCCTGCACCCTTACCGCAATTCCAGGCTGACTCCGAggtcgagaagaagatggatcCTGACGAGGACAGCTTGCGGGCGGACCCTGTGGGAAGCCCCAAGCGTGATGAGGACGGTGCAAAAGATGGGGATGATGCTGCGGTTAGAGGGGAATCATTGGATTCCGTTGCCGCCAGTCTGACGAGAGGGAATCTTCCACCAGCCTTGTCCCGAGTAGCATTGTGTTATCGTACAAATGAGTGGGCGAAACACCTGAGTGTGGCTGAGATCCCTGACCCAGATGAGCTCCAGCAAGAGATCGTTGCAGCACAAGACGGCTCAGACGAAGAACCGGCGCCCCTTGATGTTGTCGACCTTCAGCAAACAGCCGAGAATGCGACCATTCCCCCATACGCCCCTCGATCGGCTAGCGCCATGTCAAACTACACAGGCCAACCTGTCAGCAGGAGCAGTTCCAGGACATCGTTCTCGGCGTATCCAGATTCGAATGCCTCTGCTATCCAGCCTGGCTCTTCGCCTGACTTGCAGCAAGGAAAGTTGAACGGTCCCTATCGCTCCTCTTCCATGACGGGCGTGATGCTCAAGGGGCGAAATTCGAGACTTGTCGCCGAGCCCATCGCGGAAGAGGGCGATCATGAGCCAACTGAACACGTTTcagccccttttccctcaGATACAACCTGGACCATGCCGAACACAAACTCGGCATCTGCGGTCCCTCATGGGCTGTTGTCTTCAACCTCGGTCCCGAACATGACACGGATCAGCCAACAATCCTTGTACTCTCCGCCTACTCTCATGGGTGTGCGCGAGACGCTCCTCCGTAATAAAGCGTCTGGGTCAATCTACACTCAGACTGCTGAACCAATTCCCTACGGAATACCAACCTTTCCTATCGCAAGGCCTTCCTCTGAACACGAGAGTTTGCACAGCCACTCTGCACCTAACAATGTCCCTAGCGATTGCTCAAGCCCAGCAGTCGGCGTCGACCTCGATGACCTGCCACTATCCCAACGCCGTGCGTTGATACGACAGAGCAGTATGCCTATGCAGCCCCAACAGGCGCTTATACGCCAGCGTTCAGGGCTGCGAAGTCCTACGCCACCTGTCACCTCTCACCCTTCCCCACGCGCAACAACAGAGTCTACCACTTTCGACTCACACCAGCCTCTCCGTCATAGCACAATACCCACCGAAGCTGTTCGCCAGGCGCAGCTCGCCAACTTCCGCAACAGCGTCCAAGCTGACCTCCGGGCCAACGCACGGCCAAAGACGTTGGCCCGACACAGGTCTGTCGGAGGTGATGGCTTCCACCACGGCCCGCCTCTTTCGGGGGGGGTGCTTAATTTAGGAAGTACCACCTCCATGACCAGTC